From the Saccharobesus litoralis genome, one window contains:
- a CDS encoding ATP-binding protein, with protein MKKPKLSYKVIRYVIPLVIAPLIVLGGFALINSNIASKQQSELVVAHGVAQNSQKLTNYLSVFGQTIGLLSRSPVLEHLMLTEQGSSDFQIKSGDLLAVFASYTEAYPDISSIELLAIDGQNLAFFSSDLFAESESARLTSHLPNVNDEQKLVVTKDESGTRIHFVRRVNLNDFEKGVIKHWGFLVINLRFDLIPESINALMFEGSVNLLYSEQGHVVFSSDPSLTGVQLPENEIAKLNKVASDGKPIASQLSFLPEQSYVHFNAELKDGLRYLSAVPYKQLYDGAQKITFLALVLLMISIFVIPTLIFLVLKRILVEPIEELGRASKKVGRGDFNLKFNFSSQDELGDLFKDFQSMTVQLKDYQTRLEDYKQHLEEKVQLRTEDLHTANEQLRQAIIEADNANQMKSRFLANMSHEIRTPLTAIIGFTEHLLNDDPDPEQRQKNLSTVLRNGTHLLELINNILDLSKIEAEKIKIDQQPVDLITIIDDINAVIAPSAVNKELVFDIDYRFPLPCKIESDDTRLKQILLNVCTNSVKFTKEGQIKLTVRCDTATHQVIFTVTDTGIGMTAAELEKIFNPFEQADTSTTRNYGGTGLGLCISKHLANLLGGDIRVKSEKGKGSEFEIAIATNMDNMDIDWIESLPNAACKDVSAPNSEQLATLGTILVAEDNPDNQNLIRLLLEKRGFEVDIVENGAMAVEAALIEDYDLILMDMQMPVMGGVEATTMLRGAGYDNPIIALTANVMKDDIAQYEANGCNHTVAKPIDQQSLFEAMQIVLQENQAHLSSLTEFENVIQNSQEYASISATFLDNLPSSLQAITSAFSYRDWTQLAANAHSLKGSAGCFGYPQLTELAAQIEKQTKNEELGHAEKIATLQPLIEQLQSQVATTIEQSSTLMTE; from the coding sequence ATGAAAAAGCCAAAGCTCAGTTATAAAGTCATTCGATACGTTATACCTTTGGTTATCGCTCCGCTTATCGTGTTGGGCGGGTTTGCTTTAATCAATTCTAATATCGCCTCTAAACAACAATCTGAATTAGTTGTCGCACATGGAGTCGCGCAAAATAGTCAAAAACTGACAAACTATTTATCTGTTTTCGGTCAAACCATAGGTCTGCTTTCTCGTTCGCCAGTACTTGAACATTTAATGTTAACTGAGCAAGGGTCCAGTGATTTCCAAATAAAATCTGGTGATTTACTTGCTGTATTTGCCAGTTACACAGAAGCCTACCCTGATATATCCAGTATTGAACTGTTGGCGATTGACGGTCAAAACCTCGCTTTTTTTTCCAGTGATTTATTTGCTGAATCTGAATCAGCTCGATTAACTTCTCATTTACCCAATGTTAATGATGAACAAAAGCTTGTCGTAACTAAGGATGAAAGTGGCACGCGGATCCACTTTGTGCGGCGCGTTAATTTAAATGATTTTGAAAAAGGCGTTATTAAGCATTGGGGCTTTTTGGTAATTAACTTGCGGTTTGATCTGATCCCTGAAAGTATCAATGCTTTGATGTTTGAAGGTAGCGTTAACCTATTGTATTCAGAGCAAGGTCACGTTGTGTTTAGTTCTGATCCGAGTTTAACCGGTGTGCAACTGCCGGAAAACGAAATCGCCAAACTAAATAAAGTGGCAAGCGATGGTAAGCCAATTGCCAGCCAGCTTAGTTTTCTGCCGGAACAAAGTTATGTGCATTTTAATGCTGAACTAAAAGACGGTTTACGCTATTTATCTGCTGTACCTTATAAACAGTTATATGACGGCGCACAAAAAATTACGTTTTTGGCGTTAGTTTTGTTGATGATCAGTATTTTTGTCATCCCAACGTTGATCTTTTTAGTGCTAAAACGGATCTTAGTAGAGCCGATTGAAGAGTTGGGGCGGGCGAGTAAAAAAGTCGGGCGAGGCGATTTTAATCTCAAATTTAACTTTTCTAGTCAAGATGAATTAGGCGACTTGTTTAAAGATTTTCAGTCAATGACGGTGCAATTAAAAGATTACCAAACGAGATTAGAAGACTATAAACAACATTTAGAAGAAAAGGTGCAACTACGTACAGAAGATCTACACACTGCGAATGAGCAATTAAGACAAGCTATTATTGAAGCAGATAATGCCAACCAAATGAAAAGCCGCTTTTTGGCGAATATGAGCCATGAAATCCGCACGCCTCTGACTGCCATTATCGGCTTTACCGAACACTTATTAAATGATGATCCCGATCCTGAACAGCGTCAGAAAAACCTGTCGACAGTATTACGCAACGGGACGCATTTATTAGAACTGATTAACAACATACTCGATCTTTCTAAAATTGAAGCGGAAAAAATTAAAATTGACCAACAGCCAGTCGACTTAATTACCATCATAGATGATATTAATGCAGTAATAGCCCCCAGCGCGGTGAATAAAGAATTGGTTTTCGATATTGATTACCGCTTTCCATTGCCTTGTAAAATTGAATCTGACGACACGCGTCTTAAACAAATTTTACTTAATGTTTGTACTAACTCGGTTAAATTTACCAAAGAAGGTCAAATTAAGCTGACAGTACGATGCGACACAGCCACACACCAAGTCATTTTTACGGTTACTGACACTGGTATCGGTATGACGGCCGCTGAATTAGAAAAAATATTTAATCCATTTGAACAAGCCGATACCAGTACCACACGTAATTACGGTGGAACAGGTTTGGGTTTATGTATATCTAAGCACTTGGCTAATTTGTTGGGCGGCGATATTCGCGTTAAAAGTGAAAAAGGCAAGGGCTCTGAATTTGAGATCGCCATTGCAACCAATATGGATAATATGGATATCGATTGGATTGAGTCACTGCCTAATGCTGCATGCAAAGATGTCAGTGCACCTAATAGTGAGCAATTAGCGACTTTGGGCACAATCTTAGTGGCTGAAGATAACCCAGATAATCAGAATCTTATTCGCTTGTTGTTGGAAAAACGGGGTTTTGAAGTCGACATTGTTGAAAACGGCGCAATGGCGGTAGAGGCTGCATTAATTGAAGATTACGATCTTATTTTAATGGATATGCAAATGCCCGTGATGGGCGGGGTAGAAGCCACCACTATGTTACGTGGTGCGGGCTATGATAATCCTATAATTGCCTTAACAGCCAATGTAATGAAAGACGATATCGCTCAATACGAAGCTAATGGCTGTAATCACACTGTTGCTAAGCCCATTGATCAGCAAAGTTTATTTGAAGCCATGCAAATAGTGTTACAGGAAAATCAAGCGCATTTATCGAGTTTAACTGAATTTGAAAATGTTATTCAAAATAGCCAAGAGTATGCATCTATCAGCGCGACGTTTCTCGATAATTTACCGAGTAGTTTGCAAGCGATAACGAGTGCATTCTCATATCGAGATTGGACTCAGTTGGCCGCAAATGCCCATAGTTTAAAAGGCAGTGCAGGGTGTTTTGGTTATCCACAATTAACTGAATTGGCTGCCCAAATAGAGAAACAGACAAAAAATGAAGAGTTAGGCCACGCAGAAAAAATTGCTACGCTACAACCGCTGATTGAACAGTTACAAAGCCAAGTGGCGACGACAATTGAACAATCCAGTACGCTAATGACTGAATAA